The nucleotide window tcctttgcatatatatagtaggccacttgcgcgacattggttgctagtacccacgggtcatctttgtagccgatacttttgaggtccatggtggttagcccataactgtccactgcaaccgcattcggtttgacccactggcaacgaaagacggttatgcgtaggttttggccgtagtcaagttcccatatttcttcgacttgcccatagtattgcctcctctggcccgtggactcttcttccccctcgtatcgaacaccgtagttttgtgccgagctcttcttgtccttgtctttcgtgtggaacctgtagccctagacgtcatacccttgccacatggtgatttggctggatgggcctaacacaagcctcttaacggtctccgtatcttcatcagggcatccttcaaggggtatgtgttgctctttgagccactctatgaaactgctcttgtgatggttctagacccatgcctccgtgcccTGTCcgtcattagcggcgcggatctcttccaggtgcttttcaatgtatttctccatgctcactaattgatgaaggatgctgtaatgagcttcttgcaccattcggtttgccacatcggtgcatacttttcggcctgtgcaccccatccctgaggttttgccttcgtggtgatggacaggcagcccaatcaccctcccatctcttatgtacctcatacaccagttcacggcctcctccatTGTGTATgactcgatcatagagccctctgggtaagcgcggttatggacgtatctgttgagggtggacatgaaccgctcgtacgtccacatctggtgtaggtacatggggcccagttgatggatctgatcgaccatatgcatcattaggtgtggcataatatcatagtaagatggtggaaagcacatctcgagctggcaaagggtctccgtgatgaactccttcagggcaggcagctcagccttatcaatgaccttctaggtgatgcggttaaagaagtatgacatccgtgtgatgaccatcttcatgtACTCTGGACgaatagccctaatcgcaattggtaggaacaccgtcagcatgacgtggcagtcgtgtgagttgtagccggtcattatgaggtctttcatggagaccaggctcttgatgttggaagagaaaccagtcggcaccttgatacccctaagcaacttaagaaaatccgtcctctcgtcttgcgttaggttgtaggccgcacccgggatatcgactttaccgttctgaggcggtcccgggtgaaggtccggcctgatgcccagattgacaagatccgtccgtgacttgataccatcctttgtcttgcccttgatgtccagcaggacaccgatcgtgctttcgaagacatttttctccaggtgcatgcagtcgatggcatggggtgtattcagtgttttccaatacgacaggtacttgaagaaaattaacttcttcttgaaaggaacggcggcggggacttcctccgtctagtcctgctttcgcttccttgtctgcttggtcccctcttcaggcggcttcttcttctttccaaactccacctgatccatgtccttgaccatctcatacacctttgtcccccaactagtctgcatCAGTTGATCACGCTAtggctcgtcctgattgtcaaagtatttgttcataatacttcttctatacctatgatttttggcgaggatccgtctgtgcctcgtgtacaccatcttattggatcccttaaggtaagtgtagcaggtcctgtcgatgcaaattacgcagccggtcttccctttgatctgccccgacactGAGAAGAGAccagggtaatcggtgatggtgacaaagatgattgcttttagtgtgaacttctccttgcgggatgcatccaccatctggaccccaacatcaaatagtatcttcatttcctccatgaacggctctaggaacacatctatatcgttgtcgggctgcttcggtccggagataagcatggtcagcataaggtatctatgcttctgacatagatggggaggtaggttgtacatggtgagcacgacgggccaagtgctgtgcgagctacTAAGCTCACCGAatgggttcatcccgtcggtactcagtgcgaacctaacatgcctgggctccttgccaaactccgggtaggcctcgtcgaaatccttccactgcttgccatcggatgggtgccatagcttgccatcatctttcaggcggtcagctgatgcatgccaggacatgagcttggcatcgtccgggtttctgaatattgcacgcaggcgatcggtcacgggcaggtaccacaccgacagtgctagacTTTTCCgagtacgtggtggcaaggtagcttaacaactcattgaagctagtgtcagaccaaccatgatgagccttcaacatcaacatatggaggttaaaacggagcgccgtgcactccttcggacaatcaccgccgtccttatagagaggatcaactgccgcctgcttcaactctctgaaactctccaaccactttgggcaacccaacacaacgtcgtcttcatcgaagtgtttgactagatcttcaacaagctgcacatccttgggttggctcacagtatcctgaccatccccaccgtcgccggcttcgtcggccatgtcttgcattagatcatccaccgtgatgtaatcacgacaactgttgtcactatcGGCTGGCACAGCTACtactgaagatgatgaggagccgggtgctcctaaaggatctttattcaccaaTGGTGCtatcgtcgtcggcgtcgaagagctcactccagatgcaccgccactcgcaccaactctttcaccGTGAAATGTCCGGAttgtgtagccctcgatgaaaccatacatgatcaaatgaatttgcacctcgctgtctcggtgggcttttaggttcttgcaacgagaacatggacatatggttttcatccgcttcagtctctcacggtgagctttactagcagcaataaacttccttaattcaaagaggtaccgcggatcattcactctatcgatccggtacatccattccgacctatccatcatacctgcgaacattatccgtcacaatcaacattaaataaagaagaattaggagaaattgatgatttttacatccaaaatcatgaaaaagagaggaaatgacgatgtgaaagatgaagcatgcatctatgatgaatctaaagttaaagaaatacatgacatcattttttccattaaaattgatctagatctagatctagatctagagagaactctaggtgatggaaatagagagagaggatggaaggagagagggagagcctttatgaacctcttatgatgtcctcctccctcaaatccaagcccttcaactcaaatcaaaagtttcctcaaattttaggacaAAGCCTGCCCCCTtgagtttgagagaggaagacccgtggagaagatgaaggggtggtgctgtgtatttgtacaggctttaccacggcgggcaagataaagcgcctgcctcggttaatcaactctttaccacggcgggcagtttaaagagcccgccatggtaaatcgtattaaccgcggcgggcgatttataccgcccgccgcggtaaataacgatttcctacggcgggcaagtaaggtggcctaccgcggtaaacccttttcccgcagcgggcgcctcggtggccggcctcgctggccggccaccggttaaccgtggggggcaaaagaggtgcccgccacggagcctaTTTTGGCCatgctgcgcaaattgattcctgtagtagtgccgGTCGGCGGTGTCCGTGCCATGCTCCAAGAATAGGTCGACGCCGTCCAGCCACGTGTCGCCGAACGAAGGGGCGGTGCACGCCGGGTTTGCTCCCACCGAAGAAGGCGTTCCAGAGGTAGGTGAAGAGGTCCAGCGCCGCCTGCTTGGACGGGAGCGAGTAGCCAGAGCCGAAGCCACCGATGGAGTAATATTGAAAGTTCTATACATTGTTAAAAGTAATAACCAGTATTTTAAATAATGGGCCAAGGCATTTAGCGATTTCCTCTTCAAACAACTAATAGCAAGCTAAATCAGCTATAGCCACTACTATGTCAGACATTTGCAGAGGTGGTTGGGCGCCTCTACTTTTCCGTCACATCAATGATTTGTTGAGATGGTTTTTCAACCACCTATACAAATTGATACGTAGagcgtccctacaaatcgatttgttgaACAGCTAAAAAATAAGAACataaatcgatttttaggggagGCTATACACTACTACAAAATTCAATTTGCGCAGCATCGTCCCGAAGGTCTCCGTGGCGGGCTCCTATttttgtccgccacggtaaatcccacgatttaccgcggcgggcactttTTATTTTCCGCAGCGGgcatttttgcccgccacggtaaaacgATTTACGGTGGCGGGCATATTAAGATTCCCGCCATAGAAAATACCCTATTAACCGTGGCGGCCGTCTTAAGGTGcccaccacggtaaatcgattttctGTGGCGGACACATTATAAGGCCTGCCACGGAAAAGGCCACGGCCCAATAGGCACACCAGCGAGGCCCGTATCCAATTCTGATTTATCGAGCTTTTATATACGGGGGGTTTTAGGGTTTTCactccacctctctctctctctccaccactCCTCCCCCAACCGGtagccactctctccctctcctccgatCCTCTCCTCCCTCAACCGGCGGTAGCCACCACTCCTCTCGGTCCTCCCACACGAGGCACGGCGTCCCTCTTCCTCCCTTCCTCTCCTCTTCGTCCTCCCTCAACCGGcggccctcctcctccctctcctcctccctcaaCAGGCGGTGGACGGTGGCTCGAGGCACGTGGTGGCACGGCATCGCGGCCGCGGATCCAGGCGAGGGCGCCGGTGTGGACGGACGCGGATCCAAGCGTGGATCGAGGGCGCCGGCCACGGATCCAGGCGTGGACGGCCGTGGgtccggcggtggcgcggccggggaggccggatctgccgcgagcccctccttccccttctccaccaGGTAGATCTAGGCGACAGCGGCCCTGGCGGAGgccccggcggcggatccggcggtgGCACGGTCGGGGAGGCCAGATCTACCGTGagcccctccttccccttctccgctGGGCAGATCCAGGCGACGGTGGCCCTGCCGGAGGtctcggcggcggatccggcggtggcgcggccggggaggccggatccgccgcaagctcctccttccccttctccaccGGGCAGATCCAGGTGCCGGCGGGCAGATCCAGGCGGGGGCGGCCCCGGTGGAGGCCCCGGTGGTGGATCCGGCGGTGGCGTGGCCTGGGAGGCCTGATCTGCCGCGAGCGCCTCCTTCCTCTTCTACATTGAGCGGATCCAGGCGGGGGCGGTCCGGGCGGAGGTGCCGACGGCGGATCTGACGATGGCGCGACCGGGCTGGAGCTGCGGTGGATCCAAGTGACGGCGGCGGATCGACGTCGACGGCGAGATCTAGGTCCAGTGCGGCCCAGATCCAAGCCCATGTgggcttttcttcttttttttttgttttttccaaatgatttaccgtggcgggcttccttaggtgcccgccgcggtaaatcgattaaccACGGCGGGCAAAGCAGCCTGCCGCAggaaggccacgatttaccgtgactTCCCGGCAGCGGCAGACCGGTTTGCCCACCGCGGGAAACCAAAAACGGCCGCCGCGGATAAACATTTTGTAGTAGTGATAAATAGTAGCCGTTTTTAGAAATCGAGTTTCTAGAGGCGTCTCGACATATAGCTGTATCTACAAATCATTTTCCACAATGTAGAGGTGCCGGTGATGTGAACCAGGGTACCTCACCGCCGGTATATTGGCCTAATACGGATAGGATGGGCCTAGGGCTGGATATCGAGCCAACTCGGCTTGTTATAGCTTTGCTCGTTATGGCTCGTTATACAAACGAACCAGAagactagctcggctcggctcgataGCGAGCTCGAGCTAGCTCGTTTGGCTCGCGAGCCAAATCACAAAAACACAATACATAGAGATTATAACCGCAAGTTAGTAACAAACACATTACATGTATATTTTAAATGGAATAAACAAAATAcatatgaattttggactcatctCACGTGAACATGATGTCGTGGGGTAGGCCAGTGAGGTAACTGGGTGGGGCCATAGGGTCTATAAGTCTAGGATTTTAGTGTTTAATCGTGTTGGGCCATAGGCATAGGGATATATGGACTGCTTAAAGTTGTATTAGGCTGGGCCGATGGATATATGGGCTAATTGCAGTTGTTGTCACATGAATTACCTTGGCTCGTTTTGGCTCGCGAGCGGCTCACGAGCTGGCTCATTAATTAACCAAGCTGGCTTGTTAATTCAAAATATGCTAGAGTTTTACATTTCTGGGTAGGTTTGATGGGGGTCAAAAACCAATTCCTAAATTTAGAAAAAGTTCTACCTTAACAATGGAACACAAATCACATTTTGGGAGAAGATAAATGGTCGCCTCCTGAGCTCTGAAGTTTCAGTATCCTAATTTATTTAACGTTGTGCGTAGGAAAAATGTGAGTGTCTTGAACTCAATGCCAAGTGTACTGTGTAGGTTTCGGTATATAAGGAATCTAAATGACTTACTGGCTAATCTCCAAATATTATTTACCATAATAAGCAATGGTTGCCAACGAATCAAGTGTAATTATAGGCTCCAACACCTTAGTTTTTTTACACCATCATTACTGTCAATTATTATGAAAAGATGACCGTATCTCATGTGTTAATAAATACTCTAGTTCCTTTGTGAACTAATAATTATACAAGGCTATATGTACAAACAAAAACAAGGTGTTATATAAATTCTATAAGGCAATTGGTTTCTTCTAACTCTTTTAAAGGGGCTTAAATGTTGTCACAAATTTGagatatactccctctgtttttTCCATGTCGGATTAGGTTTGTCCTAGGTCAAACATTCATAAGTTTAACCATCAATTTCACATAATTCATGTAGTACTTTGACAACATGTGAACTATATATATACTACGCAAAAGTATTTCTCACAGTGTATCCAAATACATAAATCTTATGTTGTTAATCTATATATAATTTTTAAATTGATGGTTAAAGATAGAAATGTTTGAATTAGGACAACCTAATTTGATATGTTAAAAAAAACAGATGAGCAAATTCAGGTGACCCTTTTTAGCTTTGTCGTTTAGGATTAGAACAAGAATTAGGTGGTGGTACTGTACGTAGGTGCTATATATGACTAACTGTTTCATGGTTGAAATGACAATATCTTAATcagcaccatatatatatattatcagtGGCTGTGGCTGTTAACATGGCGGGCACACTAACGTTAACTCACAAAGGAAGGAACGTGGCTGCTGCGAACTCTCCTGGTCAACCAGCAGATAAGGTAAAGAAACCAAGAATATATAAACCATGTGCGTCAACCGTACCAGTACCAGTGGATATGATAAAGTATATAAACCGTGTGCGCCGAGAGCGATGCCACCAGCAGCAGACACGCACATGAGCGAGCCCCGACACCGACACCGCCGATCGATCAGCACCACATGCATCAAATCAAAACAAGATTAAAACTAATAATCCGCCGCAATGCGTGAACGGATGTCTGTTTCCCCTTCTCGCTGATGCACGTCGTTTTCGATTGTTCGGCATACATATCAGGCTGCTGGACTGCTGGTGAGCTGTCCTCCATGTTATCCGGCGTGCACAGCTTCGGTCAGCAGCTTCATTCCACACGGGTCCGTCCGGAGAAGGAACAATCAAAAGCTAGCTGGCTGAAAAACTTGCACCGGTCAAACTCTCCTTAGCTGCCTAGCTGAATTCCACGCATCTCGATCTCCCTCGAATATAATCTGCTCCCatcctaatcctaatcctaatcctaTATATAGCTGAGTTGATTCTAGTTAATCCTTCACACACACACCATTTGATCAAGCAAGTACTAGTAAGCAAGCAAGAGTAAGAAGAAATCAACGATCGATCCAGCAATGGCGGCGCTCGGAGGACGGAGGAGGGCGTCAGCAGCCGCCCTCCTAGCCGTGGCGACCCTGCTTGTCTGCCTTGCCGGCCCGGCCATGGCCGCGGGGAATAAGACCGGCCAGGTGACCGTGTTCTGGGGCCGGAACAAGGACGAGGGCACGCTCCGGGAGGCCTGCGACACCGGCCTCTACACCATGGTGATCATGTCGTTCCTCGACGTGTACGGCCCCAACGGCAAGTACCACCTGGACCTCTCCGGCCACCCGATCGCCGGCATCGGCGACGACATCAAGCACTGCCAGTTCGTGGGCGTCCCGGTGTCGCTCTCCATCGGCGGCTTCGGCTCCGGCTACTCGCTCCCCTCCAGGCAGGCGGCGCTGGACATCTTCGACTACCTCTGGAACGCCTTCTTCGGCGGGTCCAAGCCCGGCGTGCACCGCCCCTTCGGCGACGCGTGGCTGGACGGCGTCGATCTGTTCCTGGAGCACGGCACGGCCGCCGACCGGTACGACGTGCTGGCGCTGGAGCTCGCCAAGCACAACATCCGCGGCGGGCCCGGGAAGCCGCTGCACCTGACGGCGACGCCGCGCTGCGGGTTCCCGCCGGCGGGCTACCTGAAGCGCGCGCTGGACACGGGCATCTTCGAGCGCGTCCACGTCAGGATCTACGACGACGCCGACTGCGAGGCGTACTGGCACCTGGCGTGGGACAAGTGGACGGCGGCGTACCCGGCCACCAGGTTCTACGTCGGGATGACGGCGTCGGAGATGACGCACGGGTGGGTGCACCCCAAGAACGTCTACTACGACGTCGCGCCGTCCGTGCAGAAGGCGGACAACTACGGCGGCTTCATGATCTGGGACCGCTACTCcgacaagctctccaactacaccagCATGGTCAAGGGCTATGCTTGATGATTTCTCAGTTCAGACATGCATGCTGCGTCAGCATCACTACTGTCTCTGTCTGTCACTGTCAACCACTAGTTTCTTCCCGACCAGCATAAGCCCAAGTATAGTCGTACTATATCTGTAAAATACAGTCATCACTTTGGTGGTGTGTAGTGTGTTTGCATTTTGCAAGAAGGAATAAAGTgatgaataaataaataaataaataaacagttTAAAAGTTTTGGAGTTTGTGTCAGTGATGAACGTAATTGAGATATTGTAATTTGTACTCCATCTCTGTCTAAAAAGAATACAATTTTAATTTTTTGGGTTAGTCAAACTTTCTTTAACTTTGATCAGTTTTATTATAGAAAATATTTTCTTTTCAACAATTATATCTTGATGTTTTGTATGCAAATAatataatgatatttatttgatgtcataaatgttACTCCActaattccaaattataaggctTTATGGCTTTTCaagatacatagtttttattgTGCACCTAGATATATACTATGCCTAAATATATATCTAAAAAAGCTAAACAACTGAGGGAGTAGTAGGTTCTTTTTTATAGATTTAGTCAAACTAGAACATGTTTAATTTCTAGAATTACTTTTTTTAGATGGATGAAGTAAATAGCACTGAGATCTTGTATTGGTAAGTCATTTTTTTTGTCTTAGGATATGCTGCCATGTGCATTCTCATCCATATGCCACTAGCTCTCTCCGTCTTCCTTCGTTCTAGAATAATGGTAACCATATTTCAAACGGAAAAAGTTAACTTATACAAACTTTAATAAACAATTATTCAAATTATATACAAGTTCGAAACATAAAACTTACCCAAATGCATTTATATTCAAAGTGCCTCCGAGATTATATTGACTCTTTAGCAAATTACAATATATATCAAGAGAAATTAATGGTTAAAATATATTTTGTTTGACTTTTCATGATCCAAATATACTTACCATTTGGAAACAAGAAATGGTACCTACATTTTTGTCAAAAAAATAACTTTCACAATGTTACAATGTTACAAGGTGTTATAAATATACGAAACAAGAAATAAAACTGCGGGTAATACTAAACAAGAGATGAAATTTAGGGTCGTGCTAATCTGGAAGGTCCGGGTGTCGCTGTGATGCAAATCCCTGATTAGGACAAATTATGGATAATGGCCCGACTCCAATTACACATTTTGAAAAACAACTTTTTTTTTGTGCCCTGTGTGAAGGAAACATGAAAACATCCACTCACATATTCATTAAATGCCCTTTGTCCCATACTGCATGGGAACAGGTAGCAGCGACCTGGAGCAATTGTTGCAACTACACCCATCCAGGTAGTCCGAAGGATACTGATTGGTTCTTACCAGGGAGTTGGCACACTCTTTAGCAACCCTGACGTTATGGTGTATTTGGAAGCAGAGAAATGCGGTGATCTTTAGGGATTGTCGGAAAACAGTGTAGTTTGTGTTTACAGCCTTATACAGGGATAAGAGAAGAGGCTTTTACTTGCGTGTCATTATAAAAGTTGGTAATTACCCAcgagccattaaaaaagttgagtTCTCACAGGTGCCATTGCTCTGAACTCTTTTGCCATCCACGCCACTCCTGTCAGATTTGGCTTTAACGGTGTCAAACCGCGGTTGTgaaaagtccaaaataccctcaggtctgaatatgcaattaatttttttttggcaTCTTAATTACCTCaaataaaaaattcaaaactataaagttgtagatctcgtcgagatctacaatatttttataaaaactaTCTTCATTTGATTCCGTACAAAAAATGATTTGATATTATTaatgtcttagaaaaatcatattttttgtaCGGAGTCAAatgaatatatttttttataaaaatattgtagatctcgacgagatctacaactttctagttttgagttttttcatttaaggtcATTAAGATGCCCAAAAAAATTAAGGAAAATAGTGTTCTTGCCCCTGTCCAGCagtccaattgtgattttacccttattttttcaactttgtgattttgcccctgttatTTTAAAACGAACCATCCGTTTACCCCTGGTTTGGATGTCTATTAGATGGACATAgaataaatgaattaaaaaaTCAAAATCCCTGCAAACAGAGGCAAAAAGACCATGTTGCCCCTCATCTTATCTTCAACCTCCTGCTCGTCCAGCCACAGGCAAACCACACGGGTCGGGGATAGATCGAGCGGGCGTGCACGCTTCTCCTCCAGAGTGGTCGGTGTCAGCTTAGCAAGCATCGCGGGGCGTCGGCCGGTCCCAGCCGCGGGGCGCGTTGTGCGGGGGACGGTGGTGGCTGCAGGCGGCTCGGTGGTGGCTGTGATGCACAGTGGTGGCTGCAGGCGGCTCGGTGGTGGCTGTGACGCACGGTGGTGGCTGCAGGCGGCTCGGTGGTGGCGGTGTTCGCGGGTCGTTGTGTAGGCGGCTCGGTGGTGGCTGTGTTGGCGGTGGTGCCTGACCTCAACGTGGACAGCTCCGGCCaaggcgcgggcgagctccggctCCATCGGCTCGGCCCCAGCGGTGCCCTCAGGCCTCAGCCCGCTCCCTCGCCCTTTGTCCATGAGCGCGGCCACGAACACCATGGCCGAGCAGGGAGCTCCCGCCGCCG belongs to Miscanthus floridulus cultivar M001 chromosome 4, ASM1932011v1, whole genome shotgun sequence and includes:
- the LOC136551005 gene encoding xylanase inhibitor protein 1-like: MAALGGRRRASAAALLAVATLLVCLAGPAMAAGNKTGQVTVFWGRNKDEGTLREACDTGLYTMVIMSFLDVYGPNGKYHLDLSGHPIAGIGDDIKHCQFVGVPVSLSIGGFGSGYSLPSRQAALDIFDYLWNAFFGGSKPGVHRPFGDAWLDGVDLFLEHGTAADRYDVLALELAKHNIRGGPGKPLHLTATPRCGFPPAGYLKRALDTGIFERVHVRIYDDADCEAYWHLAWDKWTAAYPATRFYVGMTASEMTHGWVHPKNVYYDVAPSVQKADNYGGFMIWDRYSDKLSNYTSMVKGYA